Genomic segment of Bacteroidales bacterium:
CGATTCACTTATCAGGAATGAACTCGATGGCAAAGGGATTCATACAGATTATGAATACGGGATTTTCAGCCCGGTCAAAAATGAATTCATCATGGAAAAAACCGGTAAGTATCGTAATGAATTGGTGAATAAAAGTGTAGCCTTTAATCTTTTTCCAAGCGATCTATTTAAAGCCCCGGAATATTTACTTATTTATTTTCCGAATAAAGAACAATATCTTTTCACCCAAACAGGGATAATGCTTATTGTTGCCGCAATTCTTATCATACTTATCATTCTTTCGTTCATTTACACTATCCGCACCATCATTAAACAGAAACGGCTTTCGGAAATGAAAAACGATTTCATCAACAATATGACCCACGAATTTAAAACGCCTATATCAACCATATCGCTTGCCTGTCAGGCGCTGACAGACGACGACCTTATGAAATCGGAAATACTTTATAAAAATTATTTGCATGTAATAGGCGATGAAAATAAAAGACTTGGAGTAATGGCAGAAAAAATATTACAAACAGCCGTTCTCGAAAAAGGTCAACTTAAACTTAAAAAAGAACCCATTGATATTCATTCCATAATTCAAGATGTTATAAAGAACATCAGCCTGCAGGTTCAGGCAAAAAACGGGATCATCAAAACACAGTTAGATGCCAATAATAATATCATTAATGCCGACAGGGTTCATGTTACTAATGTTATTTATAACCTGGTTGACAATGCCAATAAATATACTCCCGAAAATCCTGTTATTACAATAGCTACCGAGAATAACGAACAGGGAATATATATTTCTGTTGAAGATAATGGTACAGGCATAAGCCATGCAAACCTTAAAAAGATTTTCGATAAACTTTATCGTGTTCCCACCGGAAATATCCATTCGGTAAAAGGTTTCGGGCTTGGATTA
This window contains:
- a CDS encoding HAMP domain-containing sensor histidine kinase; translation: MNKKVILLVIILITIALIGLVGIQIYWIQNALAVKEANFDRSVNEALTNVIYKLEKLEVANRIKNKINFKNPNTSLYNTIDSLNNMFLGEMESMTNDFNIQKASYINYTNKHYSVEYTETIPGNIIRHVDSGSVTITNKDTLKKAQEVRPVSVPEYYFPTNHFDSISDKIDKFLKKSFLVSDVFEEMFNYKSSPDIESRIDPVKLDSLIRNELDGKGIHTDYEYGIFSPVKNEFIMEKTGKYRNELVNKSVAFNLFPSDLFKAPEYLLIYFPNKEQYLFTQTGIMLIVAAILIILIILSFIYTIRTIIKQKRLSEMKNDFINNMTHEFKTPISTISLACQALTDDDLMKSEILYKNYLHVIGDENKRLGVMAEKILQTAVLEKGQLKLKKEPIDIHSIIQDVIKNISLQVQAKNGIIKTQLDANNNIINADRVHVTNVIYNLVDNANKYTPENPVITIATENNEQGIYISVEDNGTGISHANLKKIFDKLYRVPTGNIHSVKGFGLGLNYVKVIAEMHDGNIDVVSELKKGSKFTLYLPYGETNNL